In Leishmania major strain Friedlin complete genome, chromosome 34, the following proteins share a genomic window:
- a CDS encoding putative cleavage and polyadenylation specificity factor — translation MAAPFLPEAESTAAPAALRSNAPDEVEVLPIGSGGEVGRSCVVVQYKGRGVMLDCGNHPAKSGLDSLPFFDSIKCDEIDVVLITHFHLDHCGALPYFCNQTSFKGRVFMTSATKAFYKMVMNDFLRIGAGASDLVTSEWLQSTIDRIETVEYHEEVTVNGISFQPFNAGHVLGAAMFMVDIAGMRALYTGDFSRVPDRHLLGAEVPPYSPDILIAESTNGIRELESREEREHLFTSSVHDVVRRGGRCLVPVFALGRAQELLLILEEFWDAHKELQNIPIYYASSLAQRCMKLYQTFVSAMNDRVKQQHANHHNPFVFKYIRSLMDTKSFEDNGPCVVLASPGMLQSGISLELFERWCGDRRNGIIMAGYCVDGTIAKDVLAKPKEMTKPDGKVLPLRMSTIEAVSFSAHSDGRQTRDFIQNLTKVKHTILVHGNPGAMGQLKNKLLQDFRDRNMSVYTTMNQESIRIPFVQERTAKVMGKLANMSLREGEFVSGVMLVSGQHQYSIVHPDDVPVFTDLSVNRIQQAMVLPLPRHRSPLEVLHVLQRYFAQSKLFEEVVPRQSSHEEAAEAHQAAAERGEARDPDSTLLFVSKDVTVDVQKSSQAQTTLTITWYSSHYNDLLADVTCIALAKLAEEPQEAEGEDVLVPADVSGQDRIFRVKCFHYMISQFYPSVKTNLSSGSCSVSLADGQVANIVDCIEVYLERSAGKKDVDYDAPEVQKLKQILKRIYLTLFPIPADNGWCDCGMIHGEEPVAE, via the coding sequence ATGGCGGCGCCGTTTCTGCCTGAGGCGgagagcaccgctgcgcccgCGGCCCTCCGCTCCAACGCACCGGAcgaggtggaggtgctgcccATCGGGAGTGGGGGCGAGGTGGGCCGTTCGTGTGTCGTAGTGCAATACAAGGGGCGCGGCGTCATGCTCGACTGCGGCAACCACCCGGCCAAAAGCGGTCTTGACTCCCTGCCCTTCTTTGACAGCATCAAGTGCGACGAGATCGATGTGGTGCTCATCACGCACTTCCACCTAGACCACTGCGGGGCATTGCCGTACTTCTGCAATCAGACGTCTTTCAAGGGCCGCGTCTTCATGACCAGCGCCACCAAGGCCTTCTACAAGATGGTCATGAACGACTTCctgcgcatcggcgccggGGCCAGCGACCTTGTCACGAGCGAGTGGCTGCAGAGCACAATCGATCGCATCGAGACCGTCGAGTACCACGAAGAGGTCACCGTGAACGGCATCTCCTTCCAGCCGTTCAACGCCGGCCACGTGCTTGGGGCAGCCATGTTCATGGTCGACATCGCCGGCATGCGTGCCCTGTACACAGGCGACTTTTCCCGAGTGCCGGACCGCCACCTGCTGGGGGCAGAGGTGCCGCCGTACTCGCCAGACATCCTGATTGCGGAGAGTACAAACGGCATCCGCGAGCTCGAGTCCCGCGAGGAGCGCGAGCACCTCTTCACGAGCAGTGTGCACGACGTCgtacgccgcggcggtcgcTGTCTAGTGCCCGTCTTTGCCCTAGGCCgcgcgcaggagctgctccTCATTCTCGAGGAGTTCTGGGATGCGCATAAGGAGCTGCAGAACATCCCCATCTACTACGCCTCGTCGCTGGCCCAGCGGTGCATGAAACTCTACCAAACCTTCGTCAGCGCCATGAACGACCgtgtgaagcagcagcatgccAATCACCACAACCCGTTCGTCTTCAAGTACATCCGCTCGCTTATGGACACAAAGTCCTTCGAGGACAACGGCCCGTGCGTAGTGCTGGCCTCCCCCGGTATGCTTCAGTCAGGCATCTCGCTGGAGCTGTTTGAGCGTTGGTGCGGCGACCGGCGCAACGGCATCATCATGGCCGGCTACTGCGTCGACGGCACCATTGCAAAGGATGTGCTCGCGAAGCCGAAGGAGATGACGAAGCCGGACGGCAAAGTGCTACCGTTGCGCATGAGCACCATCGAGGCtgtctccttctccgcccaCTCGGACGGCCGGCAGACACGCGACTTCATTCAAAACCTTACCAAGGTGAAACACACAATCCTTGTGCACGGCAACCCCGGCGCCATGGGGCAGCTCAAGAACAAGCTTCTTCAGGACTTCCGGGACCGCAACATGTCCGTCTACACTACCATGAACCAAGAGTCGATCCGTATTCCGTTCGTGCAGGAGCGCACCGCGAAGGTGATGGGCAAGCTGGCAAACATGAGCCTGCGGGAGGGCGAGTTTGTGAGCGGCGTGATGCTCGTGTCCGGCCAGCACCAGTACAGCATCGTCCACCCTGACGACGTCCCGGTGTTCACCGATCTGAGCGTGAACCGTATTCAGCAGGCCATGGTCCTTCCTCTGCCGCGTCACCGCTCACCGCTGGAAGTGTTGCACGTGCTTCAGCGGTACTTTGCGCAGAGCAAACTgttcgaggaggtggtgccgcgCCAGTCCAGCCACGAGGAAGCGGCAGAGGCCCATCAGGCAGCCGCGGAGCGCGGTGAGGCCCGCGACCCCGACTCGACGCTGCTGTTTGTCTCCAAAGATGTCACCGTCGATGTGCAGAAGAGCTCGCAGGCGCAGACGACGCTCACCATCACGTGGTACAGCAGCCACTACAACGACCTCCTCGCCGACGTCACGTGCATCGCACTCGCCAAGCTTGCCGAggagccgcaggaggcggagggggaggacgtGCTTGTGCCTGCCGACGTCTCCGGCCAGGACCGTATCTTCCGTGTCAAGTGCTTCCACTACATGATCTCGCAGTTCTATCCATCCGTGAAGACGAACTTGTCATCGGGTagctgcagcgtcagccTTGCGGATGGCCAGGTAGCAAACATCGTGGACTGCATCGAGGTCTACTTGGAGCGCAGTGCTGGCAAGAAGGACGTCGACTACGACGCGCCAGAGGTTCAGAAGCTGAAGCAGATTCTGAAGCGCATCTACCTGACCCTGTTTCCCATTCCTGCGGACAACGGCTGGTGCGACTGCGGCATGATTCACGGCGAAGAACCCGTGGCGGAGTAA
- a CDS encoding DNA topoisomerase IB, large subunit, translated as MKVENSKMEVKREQSYSNEDEEINEEDLNWWEQENLRIAMKGERRWETLAHNGVLFPPEYEPHGIPIFYDGREFKMTPEEEEVATMFAVMKEHDYYRMEVFRRNFFESWREILGKRQHPIRRLELCDFEPIYQWYLVQREKKLSRTKEEKKAIKEKQDAEAEPYRYCVWDGRREQVANFRVEPPGLFRGRGKHPLMGKLKVRVQPEDITINIGETAEVPVPPAGHKWAAVQHDHTVTWLAMWRDNVAGNMKYVMLAPSSSVKGQSDMVKFEKARKLKDKVDDIRASYMEAFKSNDLHVAQRAVAMYFIDRLALRVGNEKGEDEADTVGCCSLRVEHIQLMPDNIVRFDFLGKDSIRYQNDVAVLPEVYALLQRFTCRKSPGMDIFDQLNPTQLNDHLKSFMDGLSAKVFRTYNASITLDRWFKEKPVDPKWSTADKLAYFNKANTEVAILCNHQKSVSKNFKLQMMQLTTKSEYTRKTLELLEKAEVTAKKKSVEEAAKEFLEEQDRMQREWLESYGTEEQKKEFEEIVAKRAAPRVRSEKKSSSGTKKAKSASGKTRAATKKKSAKKSGKASSKKAARKSSKKAPKRSKEEDEDDVPLMSMAAKTKKTAGVKRQRAVKVASDDDDVPLAALRV; from the coding sequence ATGAAGGTGGAGAATAGCAAGATGGAGGTGAAGCGAGAGCAGAGCTACTCCAATGAAGATGAGGAGATCAACGAGGAGGACCTGAACTGGTGGGAGCAGGAAAACCTCCGTATCGCCATGAAGGGCGAGCGTCGCTGGGAGACGCTGGCCCACAATGGCGTCCTTTTTCCACCCGAGTACGAGCCCCACGGCATCCCCATCTTCTACGATGGACGCGAGTTTAAGATGACGccggaggaagaagaggtggCGACAATGTTCGCCGTGATGAAGGAGCACGACTACTACCGCATGGAGGTGTTCCGGCGCAACTTCTTCGAAAGCTGGCGCGAGATCCTGGGCAAGCGCCAGCACCCCATCCGTCGCCTGGAGCTCTGCGACTTCGAGCCCATTTATCAGTGGTACCTCGTCCAGCGGGAAAAGAAGCTCAGCCGGACgaaagaagagaagaaggCCATCAAGGAGAAGCAGGACGCGGAGGCAGAGCCGTACCGCTACTGCGTGTGGGACGGACGTCGCGAGCAGGTGGCGAATTTCCGCGTGGAGCCGCCGGGCCTATTCCGCGGACGCGGCAAGCACCCGCTAATGGGCAAGCTGaaggtgcgcgtgcagccGGAGGACATCACAATCAATATTGGCGAGACGGCcgaggtgccggtgccgcctgcGGGGCACAAATGggctgcggtgcagcacgacCACACCGTGACGTGGCTCGCCATGTGGCGCGACAACGTGGCTGGCAACATGAAGTACGTCATGCTTGCCCCGTCTTCCAGTGTCAAGGGACAGTCTGACATGGTGAAGTTCGAGAAGGCGCGCAAGCTCAAGGACAAAGTGGATGACATTCGCGCATCCTACATGGAGGCTTTCAAATCCAATGATTTgcacgtggcgcagcgggccGTCGCCATGTACTTTATTGACCGTCTCGCCCTCCGCGTTGGTAATGAGAagggcgaggacgaggcggatACGGTGGgttgctgctcgctgcgTGTGGAGCACATCCAGCTCATGCCGGACAACATCGTGCGGTTCGACTTCCTGGGCAAGGACTCGATCCGTTACCAGAACGATGTGGCGGTGCTACCGGAGGTGTACGCACTACTGCAGCGTTTCACTTGTCGTAAGTCGCCGGGCATGGACATCTTCGATCAGCTCAACCCCACGCAGCTGAATGACCACCTCAAGTCCTTCATGGACGGCCTCTCTGCCAAGGTGTTCCGTACCTACAATGCCTCCATCACCCTCGATCGGTGGTTCAAAGAAAAACCAGTCGACCCCAAATGGTCCACCGCGGACAAGCTGGCCTACTTCAACAAGGCGAACACCGAGGTGGCCATTCTGTGCAACCATCAAAAGTCCGTCTCGAAGAACTTCAAGTTGCAGATGATGCAGCTGACCACCAAGTCCGAGTACACCCGCAAGACGCTTGAGCTcctggagaaggcggaggtgaCCGCCAAGAAGAAGTCGGTCGAGGAGGCCGCGAAGGAGTTTCTGGAGGAGCAGGACCGCATGCAGCGCGAGTGGCTCGAGAGCTACGGcacggaggagcagaagAAGGAGTTCGAGGAGATCGTGGCAAAgcgtgcggcgccgcgcgtgcgGTCTGAGAAGAAATCCTCGTCGGGCACCAAGAAGGCCAAGTCCGCATCTGGGAAGACGAGGGCCGCCACAAAGAAGAAGTCGGCCAAGAAGAGCGGAAAGGCGTCGAGCAAGAAGGCAGCACGCAAGTCGTCCAAGAAGGCGCCGAAGAGGTCgaaggaggaagacgaggacgacgtgCCGCTCATGAGCATGGCAGCcaagacgaagaagacggCTGGCGtcaagcggcagcgcgccgtcaAGGTGGCCAGTGACGACGATGATGTGCCTCTTGCAGCTTTGAGGGTGTAG
- a CDS encoding putative ruvb-like 1 DNA helicase, with protein sequence MSGIKIEEVISTTKKERVAAHSHVKGLGLNPDGTTKHIADGFVGQEKAREAAGIAVELIRSKKMAGRALLFAGPPGTGKTALALGIAKELGPKVPFCPMVGSEVYSAEVKKTEVLMENFRRAIGLRIKENKEVYEGEVTELRAEETDNPLGGYGKSISHVIITLKSQKGSKLLKLDAAIYESLEKEKVSVGDVIYIEASSGAVKRVGRSDAYIGDHDLEADEYVPIPKGDVHKKKEVIQDVTLHDLDMANAKPSQGQDALSIVSSMMRHKKTEVTEKLRQEINKVVNKYIDQGVAELVPGVLFIDEVHMLDIECFTYLNKALESTLAPVVIFATNRGSCRIRGTEIRAPHGMPTDLLDRLLIIRTMNYDVSEITSIVEIRAHVEGVKISEAALTKLGIIGESTSLRFVVQLLTPALIIAETNGREMLEEEDVDLVAELFKDGKASARQLQDHAEEYVYQ encoded by the coding sequence ATGTCCGGCATCAAAATCGAGGAGGTCATCTCGACCACCAAGAAGGAGCGGGTAGCAGCGCACAGCCACGTAAAGGGGCTTGGCCTTAACCCGGACGGGACGACGAAGCACATCGCCGACGGTTTCGTCGGCCAGGAGAaggcgcgcgaggcggccggcATTGCGGTGGAGCTGATCCGCTCCAAGAAGATGGCAGGTCGGGCGCTACTGTTTGCGGGGCCGCCGGGCACCGGCAAGACGGCGCTGGCCCTCGGTATTGCCAAGGAGCTGGGTCCCAAGGTGCCCTTCTGCCCAATGGTCGGCAGCGAGGTGTACAGCGCGGAGGTGAAAAAGACGGAGGTTCTCATGGAGAACTtccgccgcgccatcgggcTACGCATCAAAGAGAACAAAGAGGTTTACGAGGGAGAGGTGACTgagctgcgcgccgaggaGACGGACAACCCGCTCGGCGGTTATGGCAAGTCCATCTCGCATGTCATCATCACCCTCAAGTCGCAGAAGGGGTCCAAGTTGCTGAAGCTGGATGCGGCCATCTATGAGAGCctggagaaagagaaggtgTCCGTCGGTGACGTCATCTACATCGAGGCAAGCTCTGGCGCTGTGAAGCGGGTGGGCCGCAGCGATGCGTACATCGGTGACCACGACCTGGAGGCGGACGAGTACGTGCCGATCCCGAAAGGGGACGTGCACAAGAAGAAAGAGGTGATCCAGGACGTAACGCTGCACGATCTCGACATGGCAAATGCGAAGCCCAGCCAGGGACAGGATGCCCTGTCAATTGTGAGCAGCATGATGCGGCACAAAAAGACGGAGGTGACAGAGAAGCTGCGCCAGGAGATCAACAAGGTTGTGAACAAATACATTGACCAGGGCGTCGCTGAGCTCGTGCCCGGCGTCCTCTTCATCGATGAAGTGCACATGCTAGATATTGAGTGCTTCACCTACCTCAACAAGGCGCTGGAGTCGACCCTCGCACCGGTCGTCATATTCGCCACCAACCGCGGCAGTTGCCGCATTCGCGGGACGGAGATTCGCGCGCCGCACGGGATGCCAACAGATTTGCTAGATCGTCTCCTCATCATTCGCACCATGAACTACGACGTGAGCGAAATTACGTCGATAGTTGAGATCCGTGCCCATGTGGAGGGGGTGAAGATATCCGAGGCGGCTCTGACCAAGCTCGGCATCATCGGCGAGAGCACGTCGCTGCGCTTCGTTGTGCAACTGCTGACGCCGGCGCTCATCATTGCCGAGACGAATGGCCGCGAGATGCTCGAGGAGGAAGATGTGGATCTGGTGGCTGAACTCTTCAAGGACGGCAAGGCATCTGCCCGTCAGCTGCAGGACCACGCAGAGGAATACGTATACCAGTGA